A window of Clostridium sp. 'White wine YQ' contains these coding sequences:
- a CDS encoding aminopeptidase has translation MSKKLKKEYSLAWDKYSKDDLKKVFELSDRYKDFISKCKTERESVDELIELAENNGYRNLQNIIDNGEVLKAGDKVYANNMGKTLALFLIGSEPLEKGLRILGAHLDSPRLDLKQNPLYEDGGLALFDTHYYGGVKKYQWVTIPLAIHGVLVKKDGTVIKLNVGEDENDPVVGVSDLLIHLASKQLEKKANVVIEGEDLNVLVGSMPIKDKDAKERVKENILALFNEKYGIEEEDFVSAELEIVPAGKARDYGLDRSMVMGYGHDDRICAYTSFEALMNIEKTDRTCVALFVDKEEIGSVGATGMQSRFFENIVAEILDRKGEYSELKLRRALNNSHMLSSDVTVAFDPNFPSVVEKNNTAYFGKGIVFSKYTGARGKSGSNDANAEYVAYIRRIMENHNVTWQTGELGKVDQGGGGTIAYILAQYNMQVIDCGIALHNMHAPWEVASKADIYETMRGYEAFLKEA, from the coding sequence ATGAGTAAAAAATTAAAAAAGGAATATTCCTTAGCTTGGGATAAATATTCTAAAGATGACTTAAAAAAAGTTTTTGAATTAAGTGATAGATATAAAGACTTTATATCTAAATGTAAGACTGAGAGAGAATCCGTGGATGAACTTATAGAACTTGCAGAAAATAATGGATATAGAAATTTACAAAACATAATTGATAATGGAGAAGTATTAAAGGCTGGAGATAAAGTTTATGCAAATAATATGGGTAAAACTTTAGCTTTATTTCTAATTGGTTCAGAACCTTTAGAAAAGGGATTAAGAATTCTAGGTGCTCATTTAGATTCACCTAGATTAGATTTAAAGCAAAATCCACTTTATGAAGATGGTGGGTTAGCTTTATTTGATACTCATTACTATGGTGGGGTGAAAAAATACCAGTGGGTTACCATACCACTAGCAATTCATGGAGTTTTAGTTAAAAAGGACGGAACTGTTATAAAGCTTAATGTAGGCGAAGATGAAAATGATCCAGTTGTAGGAGTATCAGATCTATTAATTCACCTTGCATCAAAACAATTAGAGAAGAAGGCAAATGTAGTAATTGAAGGTGAGGATCTTAATGTTTTAGTAGGTTCAATGCCAATAAAAGATAAGGATGCTAAAGAGAGAGTTAAAGAAAATATTTTAGCATTATTTAATGAAAAGTACGGAATAGAGGAAGAAGATTTTGTTTCAGCAGAACTAGAAATAGTCCCAGCAGGAAAAGCTAGAGACTACGGTTTAGATAGAAGTATGGTTATGGGATATGGACATGATGATAGAATATGCGCATATACAAGCTTTGAAGCTTTGATGAATATAGAAAAGACAGATAGAACTTGCGTTGCCCTATTCGTTGATAAAGAGGAAATAGGTAGTGTAGGAGCTACTGGAATGCAATCAAGATTCTTTGAAAATATTGTAGCCGAGATATTAGATAGAAAAGGTGAGTATTCAGAACTAAAGCTTAGAAGAGCATTAAATAACTCACATATGCTTTCTTCAGATGTTACAGTTGCATTTGATCCTAATTTCCCAAGTGTTGTAGAAAAGAATAACACTGCATACTTTGGAAAAGGAATTGTATTTAGTAAATACACTGGAGCAAGAGGGAAATCAGGTTCAAACGATGCAAATGCAGAATATGTAGCATATATCAGAAGAATCATGGAAAATCATAATGTAACTTGGCAAACTGGTGAGCTTGGAAAAGTTGACCAAGGTGGTGGAGGAACCATAGCATATATACTTGCTCAATACAATATGCAAGTAATAGACTGTGGAATAGCCCTTCATAATATGCATGCACCATGGGAAGTAGCTAGCAAAGCAGATATTTATGAAACTATGAGAGGATATGAAGCATTCTTAAAGGAAGCTTAA
- the hprK gene encoding HPr(Ser) kinase/phosphatase, with protein MEVTVEKLIKDFDLEVLVKGEVNKIINVSDINRPGLQLAGFYNYFAPERIQVVGKAEWSFLDDMGIEIRKKRLNKFFSFDSTCLIITRDLEPHKELVSAAEKSKSWLLRSNMVTTQFMSKCTMYLADKMAPETRLHGVLVDVYGIGILITGESGIGKSETALELIKRGHRIVTDDAVEIRAIDGELIGTSPEITFGMLEVRGMGIIDITALYGLSSVIPSKDIKLIIHFEHWKDDGDYERLGTNADYQDILGVDVRKLIVPIRPGRNIAVIIEAAAANYRYSLMSDVTPVDIIESRMNKMNG; from the coding sequence ATGGAGGTTACAGTAGAAAAGCTTATCAAGGATTTTGATTTAGAGGTATTGGTTAAAGGGGAAGTTAATAAGATAATAAATGTAAGTGATATAAACAGACCAGGACTACAGCTTGCAGGATTTTATAACTACTTTGCTCCGGAACGTATTCAGGTAGTAGGTAAAGCCGAATGGAGCTTTTTAGATGATATGGGTATAGAGATTAGAAAAAAGAGATTGAATAAATTTTTTAGTTTCGATTCAACATGTTTAATTATTACAAGAGATTTAGAACCTCATAAGGAACTGGTAAGTGCGGCTGAAAAGAGTAAATCATGGTTACTTAGAAGTAATATGGTAACTACACAATTTATGAGTAAATGTACAATGTACCTTGCAGATAAGATGGCTCCAGAAACAAGACTTCATGGAGTTCTAGTTGATGTATACGGTATTGGAATATTAATAACTGGTGAAAGTGGAATTGGAAAAAGTGAAACTGCACTAGAATTAATAAAGAGGGGTCATAGAATTGTAACAGATGATGCAGTGGAGATAAGAGCAATTGATGGAGAATTAATTGGGACATCCCCTGAAATAACATTCGGAATGCTTGAAGTTAGGGGCATGGGAATTATTGATATAACTGCATTGTATGGATTAAGCTCAGTTATTCCTTCAAAAGATATAAAACTAATTATACATTTTGAACATTGGAAAGATGATGGGGATTATGAGAGATTAGGTACTAATGCAGATTATCAAGATATATTAGGTGTTGATGTTAGAAAGCTAATAGTTCCAATAAGACCAGGAAGAAATATAGCTGTAATAATTGAAGCAGCAGCAGCTAACTATAGATATTCCTTGATGTCAGATGTTACTCCAGTTGACATAATTGAAAGCAGAATGAATAAAATGAACGGATAA
- a CDS encoding DUF896 domain-containing protein, translating to MNEDALIARINELYKKSKEEGLTDIEKEEQDKLRKKYIESVKNNFRAQLSGIKPKKKFNN from the coding sequence ATGAATGAAGACGCTTTAATTGCAAGAATAAATGAATTATATAAAAAAAGTAAAGAAGAAGGTCTAACAGATATAGAAAAAGAAGAGCAGGATAAACTAAGGAAAAAATATATAGAATCAGTAAAAAATAATTTTAGAGCTCAATTAAGTGGAATTAAACCAAAAAAGAAGTTTAATAATTAA
- a CDS encoding magnesium transporter CorA family protein: MIIYDISNKFKEVDKWEQEKSLYWIILHAEEIEVLNLVLDEECIQECKDFSQEAQIHFYNDYIFMVLNVLDIYEEDIISKELNIFLSHNFIITVYKDRIPVLEEFIKDIKKNRNCFMLKDKGKPEIVLYYILDRLILRNYNCISLVEEMADKVELEILRSPHSNQIRELVFLRGQTYKIRKILNPLRYIGDALLANENGIISDNYMIYFKNIDNKISKLMKAIENLTQDLAMVREAYEAEISNKTNDLMKVFTVVTTVFLPLELITAVFSMSFDYMPFKENNFAFFGILIFMGGIVITMLFYFKKHRMF; the protein is encoded by the coding sequence ATGATAATTTATGATATATCGAATAAATTCAAAGAAGTTGATAAATGGGAACAAGAAAAGAGCTTATATTGGATCATACTTCATGCAGAAGAAATTGAGGTATTGAACCTTGTACTTGACGAGGAATGTATACAAGAATGTAAGGATTTTTCACAAGAAGCTCAGATTCATTTTTACAATGATTATATTTTTATGGTATTAAATGTACTTGATATTTATGAGGAAGATATTATCTCTAAGGAGCTTAATATCTTCCTTAGTCATAATTTCATAATCACTGTGTATAAAGATAGAATACCAGTATTAGAGGAATTTATAAAAGATATAAAAAAGAATAGAAATTGTTTTATGTTAAAAGATAAAGGTAAGCCAGAAATAGTTCTATATTATATTCTAGATAGATTAATATTAAGAAACTATAATTGTATATCACTAGTTGAAGAAATGGCTGATAAGGTAGAGCTAGAGATATTAAGATCTCCTCATTCTAATCAAATAAGGGAACTTGTATTTTTAAGAGGTCAAACATACAAAATACGTAAAATACTCAACCCGTTACGATATATAGGAGATGCATTACTTGCAAATGAAAATGGAATAATTTCAGATAATTATATGATTTATTTTAAGAATATAGATAATAAAATATCAAAACTAATGAAGGCTATTGAGAATTTAACACAAGACTTGGCTATGGTAAGAGAAGCTTATGAAGCTGAAATATCAAATAAGACAAATGATTTGATGAAGGTTTTTACGGTAGTAACTACAGTGTTTCTACCATTAGAACTTATTACAGCTGTCTTTTCAATGAGCTTTGATTATATGCCTTTTAAAGAAAATAATTTTGCGTTTTTTGGAATACTTATTTTTATGGGGGGAATAGTTATAACCATGTTGTTTTATTTTAAAAAACATAGAATGTTCTAA